The stretch of DNA CAGCTTGGGGGTGTGATTTAACGTATGATTACATTAGAATCAACGCATCTTATCGAACGTGAGGTGAAGAAATGACTACAGTCGTGTTTAAAGTTGGAGGGAGTGTATTAAATCAACTTTCTCCTAAGTTTTATCAAGTTCTGTTACAGCTAAAAGAAACAGGAACATGCAATCCAATTATTGTTCACGGTGGAGGACCTGAAATTAATGAAGCGCTAAGTAAAATGAATATAAAAACCGAGTTTGTTGACGGTTTACGAGTAACTTCGGAGGAAGTTCTCAGTATTGCTGAGATGGTTATGAGTGGAACAATCAATAAACGCATTGTATCAAGTATACAGTCGATTGGTGGAAATGCACTTGGTTTAAGTGGAGTAGATGGAAAACTACTACGAGCAAAGCAAATGCATGATGGAAAGCTTGGTTTGGTTGGTGAAGTGGTTGAAGTTAATACAGAATGGTTATCAATCATTATGAATAGTGGGGGCATTCCAGTAATTTCACCAATTGCAATAGGTGATGCGGATAAGCGATATAATGTGAACGGTGATATGGCTGCTGGGGCGGTTGCTGAAGCTTTTCAATCAAAGCTAATACTCGTTAGTAATATTCCGGGAGTCATTGAATCGGTGAACGGAGAAGAAATAATTCATCATCATTTAACTAAACAACAAGTGGAAAGCAAAATAGATTCAGGCGTTATTTACGGAGGAATGATTCCTAAAGTTCGTTCTGCTTTAGCAAGTCTAAAAAGCGGTGTTGCAGAGTCCGTTATTTTAAATGGTTTGAATCCAATTGAAATAAAGAATTATTTAGAAGGAAAAACAGTTGGAACAGTTTTAACAGAAAGAGAGGTAGAGCATGTCTAGTACAACAAAAGTTTCATCAGCAGTAATGCAAACATATAATCGTTTTCCAATAACAGCAACGAAAGGAAAAGGCAGCTTCCTATGGGATGATAATGGGGAGAAATACTTAGATTATACATCGGGGATTGCAACTTGTAATTTAGGGCATGTACCAGATAATGTACAACATGCTATATCAAACCAATTAAAAGATTTATGGCATTGCTCCAATTTATATCATATTCCTAGTCAAGAAAAATTAGCCGCGTTACTTACTGAATATAGTTGCTTAGATCAAGTATTTTTTTGCAACAGTGGAGCAGAGGCAAATGAAGCTGCAATTAAAATAGCAAAAAAGTATGCGAAAGATAAAGGGTATGATGACCGCACTGAAATCATTACTTTCGAACAGTCTTTTCATGGGCGTACTGGATCTACTATGGCTGCTACTGCACAAGAAAAAATACATCAAGGATTTACTCCATTAACAGAAGGGTTTCGATATCTTCCATTTAATAACAAAGAATCATTGTCTGAAATCGATAATGGGAAAACTTCTGCTGTATTATTAGAAGTTATTCAAGGTGAAGGGGGCATACATACTGCAGAAAAAGATTGGTTAAAACAATTAGCTGCTATCTGTAAGCAAGCGGACATATTGCTAATGATTGATGAAATCCAGACGGGGATAGGACGCACGGGAAGTTTATTTGCCTATCAACCATATGGAATAGAGCCAGATGTTATTACGGTAGCGAAAGGTTTGGGATCTGGATTTCCAATTGGTGCCATGCTAGCGAAACAACACATCGCGGCATCATTTTCGCCTGGTACACATGGAAGTACTTTTGGAGGAAATCCAGTAGCTGCAGCAGCTGGTATCGCGACTTTAAAAGAAATATTAAGTGATGGTTTTCTAGAAAATTGTAAGGAAGGTCAAGAGGAATTGTTTAATCAATTAAAAAGTATAAAAGAAATCTCTCCTTTGATTAAAGACATTCGTGGTAAAGGTTATTTAATGGGTATAGAAGTTATGAATCAGGCTAGTGCGTGGATTGAAAAACTTCGCGAAAAACAAATCCTTGTGCTACCAGCTGGTGAGAAAGTAGTACGTATATTACCTCCATTAACGACAACAAAAGAGGAACTACAAATATGTATACAAGCGTTGAAAGAAGTGGCATTAGAACTGGGGGGAAATACAAATGGATAAAGGTTTTTTAGTATTAGAAACCGGAGAAGTATTTGAAGGAATTCTAATTGGAGATAAACAGGCAATCGAAGGTGAACTTGTTTTTAATACCGGTATGACAGGGTATCAGGAGATGATGACCGACCCTTCTTATAAAGGTCAAATTCTTACATTTTGTTATCCGATTATTGGGAATTATGGGATTAATGATATCGATGATGAGAGTAAAGAAATTGCTGTTTCTGCTGTTATTGCTAGTGATATTTGTGATGAACCTAGTCACTATCAGTTAACAAGGTCATTTTCAAAACAATTAGAGCAAGCTGGTATTCCAGGTTTGTTTGAAATTGATACACGTCAGCTTGTCATGATTATACGTGAACACGGTTCTTTGCGAGCAAAAATAGTGACCGACGAATGGGAAACAAAAAATATAACCTGGCAAACACGTAGCTTATTGTCATTAGTTAATAGTGTGTCTGTTAAACAATCAGAAACCTATGGTACAGGTGATACTCATATTGCGATTATGGATTACGGATATAAAAAATCAATTCGAAATGCGCTACTTCAACAAGGTTGTAAAGTGACGGTTGTTTCTTATCAAACACCACTTCATCACATAAAAGAACTGAACCCTGATGGTATTGTTCTTAGTAATGGGCCCGGAGATCCAATGGAGTTACAAGCGTATTTTCCTGTTATCAAACAAATAACACAAGACTACCCAACACTTGGTATTTGTCTGGGACATCAATTAATTGCATTAGCTTATGGGGCAATGACAAAGAAAATGCATTTTGGTCATCGAGGCGGTAATCATCCAGTGAAAGATTTATTCACCGGAAAGGTCTGGATAACGTCTCAAAATCACGGATATGTAGTAGAGGAAGACACCATTGATTATATGCAGTTTGATGTATTATTTAAGAATGTAAATGATCGTTCTTTAGAAGGTTTGAAACATTGTCACTATCCCGTTACTACTGTGCAATTTCATCCGGAGGCACATCCAGGACCAAGTGATACCAATTATATTTTTGAAGATTTCTTAAATGAAGTGAGAGAAAAGAAAGGAGCATTGACGCATGCCAAAGCGTAAGGACATAAACAAGGTACTCGTTATCGGATCGGGTCCAATCATCATCGGGCAGGCGGCAGAGTTCGACTATGCAGGTACACAAGCATGTCTTGCTTTAAAAGATGAAGGTATAGAGGTTGTTCTTGTTAATAACAATCCAGCTACGATCATGACAGACGAACAAATTGCAGATAACGTATATTTAGAACCTTTAAATAAAGAAACGTTAGTAAAAATTATTGAAAAAGAAAAACCTGATGGATTAATAGGCACATTAGGAGGACAAACCGGACTTAATTTATCTATTGAACTATTTGAAGCAGGTATTCTAGAAAAATATGAAGTGGAATTATTAGGTACCAGTGTTGACTCCATTCAAAAAGGGGAAGACCGTGAAAAATTTCGAGAATTAATGATTGAAATAAATGAACCAATATCCGAATCAAAAATTGTTACGAATGTTGAAGAAGGACTTCGGTTTATTGACCAAATAGGATTCCCTATTATTCTTCGTCCGGCTTATACGTTAGGTGGAGAAGGAGGGGGCTTTGCCCATAATGAAGCTGAGTTTGAAGAGTTACTAAATAGAGGATTAGGATTAAGCCCAATTCATCAAGTGTTGGTTGAAAAAAGTATTAAAGGTTGGAAAGAAGTAGAATACGAAGTGATGCGAGATGCAAATGATACATGTATTATCGTTTGTAATATGGAAAATATGGATCCGGTAGGTGTACATACGGGTGATTCCATTGTTGTCGCTCCATCCCAAACCCTAACTGATCATCAATATCAAATGTTACGTTCAGCTTCTGTGAAGGTTATTCGTGCATTAAATGTGGTTGGAGGGTGTAATATCCAGTTTGCTTTAAATCCGGATTCGAATGAATATTGTATTATCGAAGTAAACCCAAGAGTTAGCCGCTCTTCTGCTCTTGCATCTAAAGCTACGGGATATCCAATTGCTTCTATGGCAGCAAAGTGTGCGATCGGACTAAATTTGGATGAATTGAAAAATCCAGTAACCGGTTCAACCTATGCATCATTTGAACCTGCATTAGATTATATTGTCGTTAAGCTACCACGTTTTCCTTTTGATAAATTTTCTGAAGCGGATCGCTCACTAGGAACACAAATGAAAGCAACTGGTGAAGTAATGGCCATAGATCGAACATTTGAAGGAGCGCTTAACAAAGCAGTTCGATCATTAGAATTAGGCGTATCCGGTTTAGATTGGCCAAAGATGGATGAACGAGGAGATCAAGAATTATTCCGTTTAATTGAAACCCCAAATGATCTTCGTCTTTTTGCGTTAGCAGAGGCGCTGAATAGAGGGATATCTGTTGAAACATTGCATCAGAAGACATTTATTGACTTTTGGTTTTTAGCAAAGATCCAACATATTCTTCACACAGAAAAAGAGTTAGCGAATTATACACTAGCATCGCTACCTGTTCATTTGTTTAAAAAAGCAAAAAGGTACAATATAAGTGATGTTCAAATTGCTAAATTACTGCAAACAACGAGTAAGAAAGTGAGAGATTTCGCTAAAGAAATCGACGTACATCCTGTATATAAATTGGTTGACACTTGTGCGGGAGAATTTGATGCAGTTACTCCATATTACTATTCGACATGGTATGGTGAGGATGAAGTACAGATTAATCTTGATTCGAAAAAAATATTAGTAGTTGGCTCTGGTCCTATTCGGATTGGTCAAGGAGTCGAGTTTGACTATTGCTCCGTACACGCCGTACAGGCGCTTCAAAAAGCTGGATATGAAACGATTATGATAAATAATAATCCAGAAACGGTTAGTACCGATTATTCTGTTGCAGATAAATTGTATTTTGAACCCTTGGCATTGGAAGACGTGCTTCATGTTATCGAAAAGGAAAAAGTCGATGGTGTTATGTTACAGTTCGGTGGACAAACCGCAATTAATTTGGCAAATGAATTAGAGAAGGAAGGAATTCCATTATTAGGAACAAAACCTAAAGAAATTGATCAAATGGAAGATAGAGAACAATTTTATCAATTTCTAAATCAATTAGGGATTCCTCATATTAAAGGTGAAATAGTACACAACCAAAAAGAAGTTATATCAACGGTAAAAGATTTAGGTTTTCCTGTTTTGATTCGTCCTTCTTATGTAATAGGCGGGCAATCCATGTATATTTGCTACAATGAGAAAGATTTACTTTCCTATGTATCTAAAATTCAAGAAGATACGCATGATCGTTGCTGGCCACTATTAATAGATGACTATTTACCAGGCATGGAATACGATGTAGACGTTATTAGTGACGGGGAGAATATTGTTATTCCAGGAATTGTGGAACATATTGAAAAAGCAGGAGTCCATTCAGGAGATAGTATCGGAGTGTTTCCGCCGAGGGAGCTTAAATCTGAGCAGCAAGAAAGAATGATAGAAATTGCAAAACAAATTGCCGGCAAATTGCCTATCGTAGGTATAATGAATATCCAATTTGTTATCCATCATCAAACTATCTATGTATTGGAAGTGAATCCAAGAGCTTCTAGAACAGTTCCAGTTATCAGTAAAGTAACAGGGGTTCCGATGATAGAATGGGCGGTTTATTCTCAACTAGGATATCCACTCACTGATATTGTCTCAAAAGTAGGATTATTACCAGCCCCTCATTATTATACGATCAAAGCTCCAGTATTTTCATCGAGCAAATTAAAAGGTGTCGATCAAATCCTTGGGCCAGAAATGAAGTCAACGGGTGAATTAATCGGAATGAGTATGTCTTTTGAAGATGCTATCAAGAAAGCAATTGTACCGGTTAACTTTAATGACAAATATAAACTAGGTGTATTTCTATCTGTTAGTGATCTTTGGAAAGAGGATAGCATTGCATTTATGAATAAGTATAGTCATGTTTTCTCCCGTCTTTCAGCAACAGAAGGAACATCTAAATTTTTGCAGGAAAAAGGTTTTTCGATAGAAGCTATATCAAAAGATATTGGAATGATAGAAGAATATTTTAATGAACATCAGCCAGATGTTGTTATTAATATTCCAAATCAGGGGAGAGATAAAACCAGATTAGGGTATTTATTACGAGAACTTTGTAATAGATATAAGATCCCTTACTTTACTAGCTTTGAGACTGCTCAGACCGTTTTAGGAAGTATGAAGTCAACTGAACTAAAAGTGCAGTCATTACAATCATATACAGCTTCTTTACAAGAAGTAATGACTTTAAATTAATTAGGAAGTGTAAGCTTTCGAATTCGAAGTAATCCGAAAGCTTACCATACCTCCTAAAAAGAAGATTGCTATATTTCTTAAGCTATTTTGCTATTATTCGATTTTTGGATACTACTTTAATAAGTCTCAGCTCGATAATTTTTACAAGTATTGATCAAACCATCTGCCAATTTGTTCTAATCTTTTTATGCGCATAGATGGGTCCCCGCTTCTGCTTAGCTCATGATTTGCTCCAGGGAACCGAATAAACTCAACTTCTTTCTTCAAGTGTTTCAACGTTACGTATAATTGTTCACCTTGCTCAATCGGACAACGAAAATCTAGTTCCCCATGAAGAATTAGTAACGGTGTTTCGATATCTGCTGCATACTTAAGTGGAGATATATCCCAAAGATCTTCCGGACCATCTAGTAGATTTAATCCATGCTCCCATTTTGTAAAGAAATATCCAATGTCACTAACTCCGTAAAAACTGAGCCAGTTTGAAATGGAACGTTGGGTAACGGCTGCCTTAAATCGGTTCGTATGTCCAACAATCCAGTTTGTCATAAATCCACCATAGCTTCCGCCGGTTACTCCAAGTCGATCTTTATCAATAAAGGAATATTTATCGAGACAATAATCTACTGCTTCCATTAAGTCTCGGTAGTCTCCTTGCCCATAATTTTCTCTCACACCATTAACGAATTGTTGTCCATATCCGTGACTACCGCGAGGATTTGTATAAACAACAACGTATCCTTTTGCAGCTAATAATTGTAATTCATGGAAAAATGAATTCCCGTACATAGCATGAGGCCCACCATGAACTTCTAGAATAAACGGATATTTTTTTCCTTCTTCAAAATTATATGGTCGTAATAACCACCCTTGAATTGCAAGTCCATCCGATGATGTAAAGGTAATTTCCTCTGGTTGTTCTACATGGATTTCTTCTAATAATGATTTATTAGCATTTGTTAGTAATGAAAGTTCACGATTACTGGTTAATTCATAAAAATTTCCTGGGTCTATTGGAGAGCTGATTCCTAAAATAAAGGATTCTTCATCAGGATAATAGGTAAAACCAAATACATGATTATCTGCTCCGTATACTTTTTCCAGATTTCCTTCAAGGTCTGTTTGATATAGAGAGGTAGCTCCTTGGTCGGTTCCTAAGAAATAAATTGATTTTCCGTCTTTGGACCAGATTGGGCCATCCTCTGATTCTCCTAATCTAGAATCTGTAATCATCGCATCACCTAATTGAATATCCCACTGATTTGTAATTTCTTTTCTTTCTTTTGAGGAAAGTTCAAATAGATAGAGTTTCGTTAATGTTGCGCCGGCATAATCAAAATCATGACCGAATGTAATAATTTGTGAGCTATCGCTTGAAAAGCGGGAATTATAATAATTGCTATTTCCATCTGTTAATAATGTAAATTCCTGTGTATGTAAGTTTAATAGAAATAAATCGGAAATTAGTTGAGAATCTGCTTCTTCACTCCAATTACTAGAAAAAACTAATTTCTTACCATCTGTAGAAATATCATGTAAGGAATGGTCGGTTGATTTTGTGGTCCATTGTTTAAATTGTTTTGTCGTTAGGTGGTATTCGATTATTTGTATATTCGAATCGTCATGGAATCCTTTAGCATCTGATTTGTATTTTAAACGATTAACAACAAGCGGTTCTTTTTGTTTATCCTTTTTAATTTGTTGCTTTTCTTCGCACGTTAGTTCTTTTTGTGAATGGATGTCATCATCAGTGTTTAATGGAGCAGAAAAGAATATAGATGAACCATCTGGAGCCCATCTAGGTGAATAAGCACCTTTTTGGAAAAATGTAATCTGTTTTGGCTCACCGCCATCTAGATCAATCAGCCATAGTTGTGATGTGCCTGATCTAGTGGACTGAAATACAGCTTGCGTATTACTCGGGTTAATTCGAAAATTGGTATTGGAATGTTTTCCAAATGTCCATTGTTTTGTTTGGTTCGTAGAAATATCTGTACTGTAAACATGTGATTCGTATTCATTATCTTCATTTACCTTTGTTGAAACATATGTAAAGCGGTTGTTCGAAGCAGTGTATGTGGGGCCACTCAAAATTTCTAACTGTTTTAAATCCGTTTCGTTTATTGCACGTTTTGTTAAATTCATGTATATCCTCCTAAATTTTACAAAAAATCAAAAACTTGTTATTATTTTAAACTAATTAGAGGGTCTAATCAATTGAAATATCTTTAAACTGATGAAAAAATTGTTTAAGTTGTTTCGGGTTTTTAAGAATATAAATTTGTTTTTCTTTAACAGCATCCAATTTATCAAAAATAGTAGGACATTTATCTTTATTAAACTTTAAGACATATTGTACAAACTCCCAATCTATTTTTTCTTTACAATCTTCTCCCATATCTGGTCTAGTTTGTCCATGATACTGAATCCTTCTTTTTATGATTCTGAATAGACAACGGGTGGTTCTGTAATGAAGAAATATAATCGTGTCAGCCTTTTTGATTCGCGTATCCATTGTTGCATTGTAATTTCCGTCAATAATCCAAGCTGGCTCTTCCATAATTTCTTTTTGTTTTTCTATAAATTTATCTCGTTCGATCTGTTCCCATCCTGGTTTCCAAAAAAAGGAATCTAAATGATATACGGGGAGCTTTTTATATTCGCCAAGCTGCATTGCTAATGTTGACTTCCCGGAACCAGGACAACCTATTATCATAATTTTATTCATTATAATCTCCTTTCTTAAATGAATAGAGTATTGCTAATCTTGATATTGGGAATATTAAGAAAACGAAACGAGTGAAAAAACGAGGCTAAGTAAAATAATTAGCTAAGCCTCGTTTTTGTAAGTGTTAGAACAAAAGCGCAAGCGCCCGTTTATCACCGTATGTCCTGCGCCCCTGGTTTTCAAGGGGTGGTTCGACTGGTCGAACTTCTTTATTTCTTTGAGATAAAGGAAACACGATAAGCGTATGCGAATCGATGTTGACTTTCACCGCACGGGTATAAGTGCGACTATGCCTCACAAAGGACATTCGGCAGTCTTCTTTTCACCATTGGCATAAGTGCGACTTTGCCTCACAAAGAACACTCGGCAGTCTTCTTTATCGTAAGGAGGTCTCCGGAAGGACAATAGGTGATGGGCGCTGGAGCTGGACGTGGCTAATTAACTTAGTTGTTTATCCACAGCTCCAAAATTTTAGACCATAAAAAAGAATGTTACACAGTTAATTTATCTTTTATAGCTGCTTCTGTTTCATATGCTCGCTGTAATTGCTTGGTGATTGTACCTGGCTTACCGTCTCCAATAGCTTTATCATCCACACGTACAATGGGCGTAACTTCAGAAGTACTACTGGATAAGAATATTTCATCTGCACTAGAAATGTCTTCTAGTTGAAACGCTTCTTCAATAAGTTCAATATTTGCAGCTTTTAAGAACCTTTCCACTGCCATGCGCACACAACCGTAGAGTATATTGTTTGTTGTTGGGTGAGTATATACTTTCCCGTTTTTAACTAAATACACATTGGATGCACTGCATTCAGTGACTTTGCCGTCTCTATGGAGAATAGCCTCATAACATCCTTGTTCTTTAGCTGTCTGTTTTGCTAGAACATTAGGAAGTAAGTTTAAACTTTTAATATAGCAATTTTCCCAACGAATATCAGGTTGAGTAATCGTTGATACTCCATGTTGTAGAGCTTCTTTATTTCTTGGCATATCCTGTACATAGGCATACATATTTGGTTCTACAGATTGTGGGAAGATATGATCGCGAGGAGCAGACCCTCTTGTGATTTGCATATACACTTTTCCATCTGTAGTCATTTCATTTTTTGTAATTAGTTGAAGCAATAATTCTTTCATTTCTTTTTTACTTTGAGGTATTTCAATTTTAATTGCTTCTGCAGAACGATATAATCGATCGACATGTTCTTCAAATAAATAGTATTTCCCCTCATATACACGGATAACTTCATAAATACCATCTCCGAATTGCAAACCACGTTCTTCAAATGGGTAGTTTAGGCTATCCTTATCTTTAAATTCAGATTGCGTTAAAATAATTGGATATACAGACATAAAATAAGCTCCTCTCTTCAAGCATAAGTCTAGTTTATAACTTGCTATATCATATGTAAATAACTAATTATTTCATAATTATCTATATAAATGCGTCAATTTTAGTATTATAGTTCGTTGAAGGATTACTTGCTAAAAAGCGGACTGCTGTAAGGAAAATCAAATCAATAATTGGACCTTATAAGTAAGATATCTATTATGAAGTTCATTTTAAAAACGTAAATTAAATATAAATTTTGTAAAAAAATGTTGAAATTATGGTTGATTTGTTAAATTAACATTGCTATAATGTAACTTGTCAGCGAAAAAGACACATTATATTTACTTCATGCGGGTGTAGTTTAATGGTAAAACCTCAGCCTTCCAAGCTGATGACGAGGGTTCGATTCCCTTCACCCGCTCCATACATATGTCATAACGCAGTGTTTCGTACATAGGGTCTACGAAGCGTTGCGTTTTTTAATGGTTTAGGAAGGTATAAAGTTAAGCGGCTGCGGATAAACGGACGCTTGCACTTCTGTTAAACATATAGAATTCTTGAAATAATAATTATCTGCATAGTATTCTTGTGTTAAATACCTATGTTGGGGGGCGATATAATGGAACAACTAAAAAAGAAATTAACGCAAATAGATCGAAAAGGTTATAAAAGTTATAAACAAATACAGGGAATGTATACACATCCTTTATTCAAACTCCATATCGATTATGTGCAAGGTGATCCATTTGCTAGTCCATCAAAAATTAGACTTGTGATTAATCATCATAAACGGTCAATTGACACAGCTTGGTTAGAAACAGAAGAAAGAAGAACTGCAGTAGAAGATACGTTTGCAAGAGTAATTGATCAAGCAATTAGTCATAATAAAATGTCGATAAAAGGCTCAGGAAAAAGTGGATTGATTGCATTTGATGGGCCCGGACAAGAAATTTTGAAACGTTCCGCTGTTTCACTGCAAGAACATACAATCACTGTTTGTTTATCAGTAGGCTTACCTGCTCAGGGCAGATCCATTAACGGCAAAGAAGCAATTAAACTCTTTAGCGAAGTATTACCGAATCTTTTAAAAGAGTCCGTATTTAAAGTCGAAAATGAACAAATAGAAAAAGCAATTATTTTAGCTGATCAACAGTCTCATATTTTGAAAGTAATGAAAGAAAATAAATGGGTATCTTTTGTTGCTAATGGCTCCATACTTCCGCGCAGGAGTGGAGTAAGTAATTTACCGCAACATCAAGCTGTGCCATTTCAAAGTCCAAAGGAAAATGAAGTGGAAATTGACTTACCTCATGGGAAAACAATCAAAGGTATGGCGACTCAGCAAGGAGTTACATTAATTACAGGTGGCGGTTATCACGGTAAAAGTACACTGTTGCAAGCAATTGAAAGAGGGGTATATCGTCATACCGCTGGAGATGGACGAGAATTTGTATTAACCGATCCGACAGCGGTCAAGATAAGAGCAGAAGATGGAAGGAAAATTTCATCGGTAGATATATCGCCATTTATTTCAAACTTGCCACATGGAAAAGATACGAACAACTTCTCCACAGATGATGCAAGTGGAAGTACGTCACAAGCAGCAAATGTAATGGAAGCAATTGAAGTAGGTTCAAATACGTTATTAATTGATGAAGATACAAGTGCAACAAATTTCATGATTAGGGATATCCGTATGCAGAAATTGGTTGCTAAAAATAAAGAACCAATAACTCCATTTATTCATCGTATACGTCAACTAGTCGATGATCTAGGGGTATCAGTAATTTTAGTTACGGGTGGATCAGGTGATTACTTTTCAGTTGCAGACAATGTTATTTTGATGGAAGAGTACATTCCTAGACAAGTAACCAATGAGGCGAAAAAAATCATAAATGAAAATCCAATTGAAAATGAAGAAGTTCCATCAAATGAATTTGGTAGAAGTACAAGACGTAAGTTATTACAATCCTCATTTCCAAAGGATGGAGATAGGAAATTTAAGATTCAAGCAAAAGGACAATATCAAATTATGTTAGGGAAAACACCTATTCTATTTTCAAATACGGAACAACTTATTGATTCTTCGCAAACAAGAATGATAGCAGAAATTATACAGTATTTGTATCGATCAACTATTATGGAAAACCGCTCATTTACGGATATTTTGGATTTTATTGAGGTTGAGATGAATAAAGACTTGGATCAACTCACCCTAAACAAGGGAAAACATCCCGGTGATTTAGCAAAACCCCGCCGTTATGAAATTGCGGCAGTCCTAAATCGTATGCGTAATGGCAAGTTTGTATTAAATCATATATAGAAAGGAGGGGGCGTCTTGCAAGTAGCTCAATTAAAGGAAGATATTCAATCTTATGCAAAGGAAATCGGCATTGATAAAATCGGTTTTACGACCGCTGATGTTTTTACAGAATTAAAAGAACGATTACGCAGACAACAGGAACTACAATACCAATCTGGTTTTGAAAAAGGTTCTATAGAAGAAAGAACCGAACCTAAAAGGTTATTACCAGAA from Oceanobacillus iheyensis HTE831 encodes:
- a CDS encoding DNA topology modulation protein, yielding MNKIMIIGCPGSGKSTLAMQLGEYKKLPVYHLDSFFWKPGWEQIERDKFIEKQKEIMEEPAWIIDGNYNATMDTRIKKADTIIFLHYRTTRCLFRIIKRRIQYHGQTRPDMGEDCKEKIDWEFVQYVLKFNKDKCPTIFDKLDAVKEKQIYILKNPKQLKQFFHQFKDISID
- the dat gene encoding D-amino-acid transaminase, with translation MSVYPIILTQSEFKDKDSLNYPFEERGLQFGDGIYEVIRVYEGKYYLFEEHVDRLYRSAEAIKIEIPQSKKEMKELLLQLITKNEMTTDGKVYMQITRGSAPRDHIFPQSVEPNMYAYVQDMPRNKEALQHGVSTITQPDIRWENCYIKSLNLLPNVLAKQTAKEQGCYEAILHRDGKVTECSASNVYLVKNGKVYTHPTTNNILYGCVRMAVERFLKAANIELIEEAFQLEDISSADEIFLSSSTSEVTPIVRVDDKAIGDGKPGTITKQLQRAYETEAAIKDKLTV
- a CDS encoding ABC-ATPase domain-containing protein; protein product: MEQLKKKLTQIDRKGYKSYKQIQGMYTHPLFKLHIDYVQGDPFASPSKIRLVINHHKRSIDTAWLETEERRTAVEDTFARVIDQAISHNKMSIKGSGKSGLIAFDGPGQEILKRSAVSLQEHTITVCLSVGLPAQGRSINGKEAIKLFSEVLPNLLKESVFKVENEQIEKAIILADQQSHILKVMKENKWVSFVANGSILPRRSGVSNLPQHQAVPFQSPKENEVEIDLPHGKTIKGMATQQGVTLITGGGYHGKSTLLQAIERGVYRHTAGDGREFVLTDPTAVKIRAEDGRKISSVDISPFISNLPHGKDTNNFSTDDASGSTSQAANVMEAIEVGSNTLLIDEDTSATNFMIRDIRMQKLVAKNKEPITPFIHRIRQLVDDLGVSVILVTGGSGDYFSVADNVILMEEYIPRQVTNEAKKIINENPIENEEVPSNEFGRSTRRKLLQSSFPKDGDRKFKIQAKGQYQIMLGKTPILFSNTEQLIDSSQTRMIAEIIQYLYRSTIMENRSFTDILDFIEVEMNKDLDQLTLNKGKHPGDLAKPRRYEIAAVLNRMRNGKFVLNHI